A part of Gossypium hirsutum isolate 1008001.06 chromosome A07, Gossypium_hirsutum_v2.1, whole genome shotgun sequence genomic DNA contains:
- the LOC107955424 gene encoding transcription factor MYB30 — translation MGRQPCCDKAGVKKGPWTPEEDLILMSYIQQHGPGNWRAVPTKTGLLRCSKSCRLRWTNYLRPGIKRGNFAENEEKMIIHLQALLGNRWAAIASYLPERTDNNIKNYWNTHLKKKLKKLQGNEGSSRYGFSSSSSSYQICRGQWERKLQTDIHMAKKDLSDALSPEKSSDHTSYPKPSGYASSTENIAKLLKGWMRNNPWKMADSTDYSEEGTDPMKEVKNSKEMAEAFQSHLGFESLDSSLSDISPSMSPEASLSQYESKQHVNAQSQLSMLEKWLFESES, via the exons ATGGGAAGACAACCTTGTTGTGACAAAGCTGGTGTCAAGAAAGGGCCATGGACTCCTGAAGAAGATCTCATCTTGATGTCTTATATTCAACAACATGGTCCTGGGAATTGGAGGGCTGTTCCCACCAAAACAG gtTTGCTTAGATGTAGCAAGAGTTGCAGGCTTAGGTGGACTAATTACTTAAGGCCTGGGATTAAAAGGGGTAACTTCgcagaaaatgaagagaaaatgaTAATCCACCTTCAAGCACTCTTAGGCAACAG ATGGGCTGCAATAGCATCTTACCTCCCTGAAAGAACAGACAATAACATCAAAAATTATTGGAACACTCATTTGAAGAAGAAGCTGAAGAAGCTACAAGGCAATGAAGGTTCTTCTAGATATGggttttcatcatcatcatcgtcataCCAGATTTGTAGAGGTCAGTGGGAGAGAAAGTTGCAGACTGATATCCATATGGCTAAAAAGGATTTATCTGATGCATTATCACCTGAGAAATCAAGTGACCACACATCTTATCCAAAACCAAGTGGATATGCTTCAAGCACTGAAAACATAGCTAAGTTGTTGAAAGGGTGGATGAGAAATAATCCATGGAAAATGGCTGATTCTACAGATTATAGTGAAGAAGGGACTGATCCAATGAAGGAAGTCAAGAACAGCAAGGAAATGGCAGAGGCATTTCAATCACATTTAGGGTTTGAATCTTTAGATTCTTCACTTTCTGATATCTCACCATCTATGTCACCTGAGGCAAGCCTTTCACAATATGAAAGTAAGCAACACGTCAATGCTCAAAGCCAACTTTCAATGCTTGAGAAATGGCTTTTTGAATCAGAAAGTTAG